The genomic stretch CGAGCTTAAATCGTGAAAAAGAAGATTACACGCGCGACCTGAATAAGCCACTTGCTGGCTTAAAAGTCGGCTTACCAAAAGAGTATTTCGCAGAAGGCCTGGGCGCCGATGTGGCCAAGGTAGTGAATGAAGCCATTGCTGAATACAAAAAGCTAGGCGCCCAAATCATTGACATTAGCCTGCCTAATACCAAGCTTTCTATTCCAGTCTATTACGTACTTGCACCAGCTGAAGCATCGAGTAATTTATCTCGCTTTGATGGTGTGCGTTACGGCCATCGCGCTAAAGAATATGGCGACTTAATGGATATGTATTGCAAGAGCCGTGCTGAAGGCTTTGGCGCAGAAGTTAAACGCCGGATCTTGATTGGCGCGTATGTATTAAGTGCTGGTTACTACGATGCTTACTACATAAAAGCCCAACAAATCCGCCGCCTCATTGCGCAAGATTTTGAAAATGTATTTAAACAATGCGACATCATCATGGGACCAACTGCGCCATCGACAGCCTTTAAAGCCGGTGAAAAAGCCGACGATCCAGTTTCGATGTACTTACAAGATATTTATACCATCGCGGTGAACTTAGCTGGTTTGCCAGGCATGAGCATCCCTGCGGGCTTTGCGCCAAGTGAAGATGGCAAACGTTTGCCGGTGGGCTTACAAATTATTGGTAATTACTTTGATGAAGCGCGCATGCTCAATGCTGGCCACGCTTATCAACAAGTCACAGATTGGCATACACAAATGCCAGAGGGAATTGAATAATGGAATGGGAAGTCGTGATCGGGCTGGAAACTCACACCCAGCTACAAACCAAAACTAAAATTTTTAGTGGTGCCTCCACTGCGTTTGGTTCTGAGCCAAACACACAAGCTTGCGTTGTGAGTTTGGCGTTTCCTGGCGTCTTGCCAGTGCTCAATCAAGAAGCAGTGAAATGCGCGATTAAATTTGGCCTCGCGGTGAATGCTGAAATCGCACCACGCTCTGTGTTTGCACGTAAGAATTACTTCTATCCAGACTTGCCTAAAGGCTATCAAATCAGCCAGTACGAGCTACCAGTGGTTGGCAAAGGCAGCATGACGATTCAAGTGGGTAGCGGCGACAAAGCTTATGAAAAAGTCATCAATATTACCCGTGCGCATTTAGAAGAAGATGCTGGTAAATCTGTGCACGGTGCACAAGAAGGCATGTCTGGCATCGACTTAAACCGTGCTGGCACGCCACTTCTTGAAATTGTGACTGAACCTGATATGCGTTCAGCTGCTGAAGCGGTGGCCTATGCTAAAAAATTACATGATCTAGTGCAATGGATCGGCATTTGCGATGGCAACATGCAAGAAGGTAGCTTTCGCTGTGACGTGAACGTTTCTGTGCGTCCTAAGGGCTCAGAAAAACTTGGCACTCGCCGCGAAATTAAAAACTTAAACTCATTCAAGTTTATGCAACAGGCGATTGAGTACGAGACAAGCTGGCAAATTGAAACGTTAGAAGATGGCGGCACGATTCAACAAGCCACCGTGCTATTTAATCCAGACACAGGCGAAACGCGCGCGATGCGTAGCAAAGAAGAAGCGAACGATTATCGCTACTTCCCAGACCCTGATTTGTTACCGCTTGCAATTTCAGAAAGTGATATCAGCGCAGTCAAAGCTGACATGCCTGAATTACCAGAAGCGATGAAAGCTCGCTTTGAAGCACAATTTGGCTTGGCGCACTATGATGCAAATGCGCTCACTAGTTCACGTGGCACAGCGGATTATTTCGTTGCGACTGTTGATGCTGGCAGCGATGCAAAACTGGCAGCTAACTGGGTCATGGGTAGTGTTTCAGCCAAGCTTAATGCTGAAGACAAAGAGATTTCAGCGTCACCAATTTCTCCTAGAGCTTTAGCAAGCCTCATCAAACGCATTCAAGACGGCACAATTTCTAACAATGCCGCCAAACAAGTGTTTGAAGCAATGTGGACTGGCGAAGGGGATGCAGACAGCATCATCGAAAGCAAAGGCTTAAAACAAGTCTCTGATAGTGGCGCAATTGAAGCGATTGTGGACGAAGTACTTGCCGCAAATGCTGCCATGGTTGAAGAGTTTAAAGCAGGTAAAGAAAAGGCGTTTAACGCGCTTGTTGGCCAAGCAATGAAAGCCTCAAAAGGTAAAGCGAACCCTGCACAAGTGAACGAGATTTTGAAGAAGAAACTAGAAGGCTAAGTCTTTGGTTATGTCGCCCCGCACTTTATGCGGGCTCCATTTTAGAACTTAACTTGTTGGCCAACTCACTTGATTCTGTCACCCCGCACTTGATGCGGGGTCCATTTTAAGACCTAATTTGGATGCCGCATCAAGTGCGGCATGACAAAAAATCAGATTCACACGCCATATTCATTTCTATACGCTTGCACCGCTGGTTTGAACTCAGCCAAGTCGGCAGCCCCATCTAAAAACTGAATTAAATCAGCCAATGTCGCAATTTTAATCACAGGCATACCACTATCTTTTTCCACTTCCTGAACCGCTGAAAGCACACCCAAACCACGCTCTTGGCGATCAATCGCGATAGCCACACCTGCTGGTTTTGCGCCTGCAGCTTTAATCATCTCAACAGATTCACGAACAGAGGTGCCAGCAGAGATTACGTCATCGACAATCAATACCCTGCCTTGTAGTGGCGCACCAACAATCGTACCGCCCTCACCATGATCTTTTGCTTCCTTACGGTTATAAGCATAAGGAAAGTTATGACCTTGTCGTGCCAACGCAATCGAAATACTTGCAGCTAAGGTAATGCCTTTATAAGCTGGTCCAAAAAGCATATCAAACTGCACGCCTGATTTCAGAATCGCTGCCGCATAAAATTCGCCTAATTTCATGAGACTTTCGCCGTCATTAAATAAACCCGCATTAAAAAAATAAGGGCTTAAGCGACCCGCTTTTGTTTTAAACTCACCAAAGCGCAGTACCTGTTTTTTAATGGCAAAATCGATAAACTGCGCGGTAAAATCTGTCCGTTGTGTTGGGATAGTCGTCATCTAGAATCTTCTAAAAACTTTAAGGAAATATCTTGCTTAGAATTATATCCGCAAATCTCAACGGCATCCGTTCCGCAGTGAATAAAGGTTTCTTACCTTGGATGCAAAAACAAAATGCCGACTTCATTTGCCTACAAGAACTCAAAGCGCAAGAAGCTGATATGACGCCAGAAATGCACGCTCCCAATGGATACCAAGGCTATTTTCACTATGCCGAGAAAAAAGGCTATAGCGGTGTCGGCATCTACACCAAACACAAACCAGATAATGTCATTATTGGATTAGGCCATGCAGACATTGATGCAGAAGGACGCTATATCGAACTGCAGTTTGAAAATTTAGAGGGCAAGAAAGTGAGCATCGTTTCGCTCTATCTCCCATCTGGCTCTAGTGGTGAAGATAGACAACAAGTCAAATTCAGTGTGATGGATCGCTTCTATCCACACCTTGAGGCACTCAAAGCCAGCGGTCGCGAAGTCGTCGTCTGTGGTGACTGGAACATCGCTCACCAAGAAGCAGATCTTAAAAACTGGAAAGGCAATAAAAAGAATTCAGGATTTTTACCTGAAGAACGCGCTTGGATGACAGACATATTCAGCAAGCTAGGATGGATTGATGCTTATCGAAAAGTGCATCCAGAAACCACCGAGGAATGTTATACATGGTGGAGTAACCGCGGTGCAGCTTGGGATAAAAACGTTGGGTGGCGAATTGATTATCAAGTCACGACGCCAGGCATTGGCAATAGTGCCGAGCAATGTCAGATTTATAAAGCCGAGCGCTTTAGCGACCACGCGCCGCTGATTATTGATTACATGATTTAAAGGTTTGTTGGTGATCGACCAAAAAGTAAGCCCGCATTAGCGGGCTTACTTTTAACATAAACACTGGTGAACTTTAGAAAGGAATGTCATCCTCAAACGCATCAAAATCACCACCGCTTGCAGGTTGCTGTGCAGGGGCTGATTGCGCTGGACGAGCGCTTTGTTGTGGACGTGATTGCATGCTTTGATCTTCATCCATCGATTCGTATGAGCTACTTGCACCGCCGCCTTCACGACCACCTAACATTTGCATTTGGTCTGCAATAATTTCTGTCGTGAGGCGATCTTGACCCTCTTTAGTTTGCCATTTTCGTGTTTGTAAACGACCTTCAATATAAACAGGACGACCCTTTTTGAGGTATTCGCCAGCAATCTCTGCAAGCTTGCGATAAATGACAATGTTATGCCATTCAGTGCGCTCTTGTTTTTGACCGCTTTTATCTTTCCAGCTATCAGTGGTTGCAATACTAAAGTTACATACTGCTTCGCCGTTTGGCATGAAGCGCATTTCTGGGTCGCGACCCAAGTTACCCACTAAAATCACTTTATTGACTGATGCCATGTTTTACTCTCCTATTAATCGCACTACAGCAGCTTCATCCCAACCCTGCTGCATATCCACTTTCAGTATCACCATACCTTCGTCTGCTAATACCACTGTCTCACGAACACCTTGCAAAGCAGCTAGCTTGGTTGCCAATGTTTTGGCTTGAGCTGCACTGATTTTTTTAAGATGGTACATCTTACTTTTTACGGCTGGCGGCGCTTTCATGCTCAAGCCGAATAGCAACCATAATGCCATTAAAACACTACAAAAAACAAATACAGATGCAAAGCCATGATAGTGCGATAAGTATCCGCCAACCGTACCCCCGACAAACACCCCCAATGATTGTGTGGTGTTGTAAACGCCAATCGCGGTTCCTTTAGAAGCAGCTGGGGCAATCTTAGTGATGATGGACGGCAAGGATGCCTCGAGCACATTAAACGCCACAAAATAAGCCCCGAGGGAGAAGACAATGCCCCAGAAATAATCAATTGAAAAAGCAAACGCTAACTGCGCAACAAGCATGGTCGCGATGGCGGCGACGAACACTTGTTTGAGTTTGGCTTTTTTCTCACCATAAATAATGGCTGGCACCATTAATACAAAGGAGCTCACCAGCACTGGGAGATAAATCAGCCAATGATCATTGGCATCCATGCCGCTGGTTTTTTTAATGGCAAACGGCACCACCACAAACATGGCCATCTGCGCCGCATGAAGCGCAAAAATGCCGAAATTAAGACGTAATAATTGGACGTCTTTCAGTACTTCTTTTAGCTTGCCTGTTTTAGCTTGTGCGTCTGAATGGAAGCTACTGATGACAGGATCAGGCACCACAAATTTGACCACCAGAATAGCCGCTGCTGCTAAAACGGCTGTCATT from Candidatus Methylopumilus turicensis encodes the following:
- a CDS encoding exodeoxyribonuclease III — translated: MLRIISANLNGIRSAVNKGFLPWMQKQNADFICLQELKAQEADMTPEMHAPNGYQGYFHYAEKKGYSGVGIYTKHKPDNVIIGLGHADIDAEGRYIELQFENLEGKKVSIVSLYLPSGSSGEDRQQVKFSVMDRFYPHLEALKASGREVVVCGDWNIAHQEADLKNWKGNKKNSGFLPEERAWMTDIFSKLGWIDAYRKVHPETTEECYTWWSNRGAAWDKNVGWRIDYQVTTPGIGNSAEQCQIYKAERFSDHAPLIIDYMI
- a CDS encoding single-stranded DNA-binding protein, yielding MASVNKVILVGNLGRDPEMRFMPNGEAVCNFSIATTDSWKDKSGQKQERTEWHNIVIYRKLAEIAGEYLKKGRPVYIEGRLQTRKWQTKEGQDRLTTEIIADQMQMLGGREGGGASSSYESMDEDQSMQSRPQQSARPAQSAPAQQPASGGDFDAFEDDIPF
- the gatB gene encoding Asp-tRNA(Asn)/Glu-tRNA(Gln) amidotransferase subunit GatB, yielding MEWEVVIGLETHTQLQTKTKIFSGASTAFGSEPNTQACVVSLAFPGVLPVLNQEAVKCAIKFGLAVNAEIAPRSVFARKNYFYPDLPKGYQISQYELPVVGKGSMTIQVGSGDKAYEKVINITRAHLEEDAGKSVHGAQEGMSGIDLNRAGTPLLEIVTEPDMRSAAEAVAYAKKLHDLVQWIGICDGNMQEGSFRCDVNVSVRPKGSEKLGTRREIKNLNSFKFMQQAIEYETSWQIETLEDGGTIQQATVLFNPDTGETRAMRSKEEANDYRYFPDPDLLPLAISESDISAVKADMPELPEAMKARFEAQFGLAHYDANALTSSRGTADYFVATVDAGSDAKLAANWVMGSVSAKLNAEDKEISASPISPRALASLIKRIQDGTISNNAAKQVFEAMWTGEGDADSIIESKGLKQVSDSGAIEAIVDEVLAANAAMVEEFKAGKEKAFNALVGQAMKASKGKANPAQVNEILKKKLEG
- the pyrE gene encoding orotate phosphoribosyltransferase, translated to MTTIPTQRTDFTAQFIDFAIKKQVLRFGEFKTKAGRLSPYFFNAGLFNDGESLMKLGEFYAAAILKSGVQFDMLFGPAYKGITLAASISIALARQGHNFPYAYNRKEAKDHGEGGTIVGAPLQGRVLIVDDVISAGTSVRESVEMIKAAGAKPAGVAIAIDRQERGLGVLSAVQEVEKDSGMPVIKIATLADLIQFLDGAADLAEFKPAVQAYRNEYGV
- the gatA gene encoding Asp-tRNA(Asn)/Glu-tRNA(Gln) amidotransferase subunit GatA; this translates as MINKSLKQLGAMLQGKEISSVELTQEFLNRIDRLNPEINAFITLDKDKTLAQAKHADSLLAAGKGTALTGLPIGQKDIFVAKGWRTTCGSKMLETFIGPYDADIIERFDGVGAVNLGKTNMDEFAMGSSNETSYFGKVQNPWDRSRVPGGSSGGSAAAVAARLCAAATGTDTGGSIRQPASLCGLSGLKPTYGLASRYGMIAFASSLDQSGPMAKSCEDMALMMNVITGFDKRDSTSLNREKEDYTRDLNKPLAGLKVGLPKEYFAEGLGADVAKVVNEAIAEYKKLGAQIIDISLPNTKLSIPVYYVLAPAEASSNLSRFDGVRYGHRAKEYGDLMDMYCKSRAEGFGAEVKRRILIGAYVLSAGYYDAYYIKAQQIRRLIAQDFENVFKQCDIIMGPTAPSTAFKAGEKADDPVSMYLQDIYTIAVNLAGLPGMSIPAGFAPSEDGKRLPVGLQIIGNYFDEARMLNAGHAYQQVTDWHTQMPEGIE
- a CDS encoding MFS transporter: MSSTPSLDKMNSTELRGSASLASIYGLRMLGMFLILPIFAIYAETLPSGQNHLMIGLALGAYGLTQAIFQLPFGMASDRFGRKRVIYVGLVLFVIGSLVAALAHDLPMIILGRSIQGAGAVSAAVTALVADLTREEHRTKAMAMIGGTIGITFAMSLILGPVLNQWIGVPGIFLMTAVLAAAAILVVKFVVPDPVISSFHSDAQAKTGKLKEVLKDVQLLRLNFGIFALHAAQMAMFVVVPFAIKKTSGMDANDHWLIYLPVLVSSFVLMVPAIIYGEKKAKLKQVFVAAIATMLVAQLAFAFSIDYFWGIVFSLGAYFVAFNVLEASLPSIITKIAPAASKGTAIGVYNTTQSLGVFVGGTVGGYLSHYHGFASVFVFCSVLMALWLLFGLSMKAPPAVKSKMYHLKKISAAQAKTLATKLAALQGVRETVVLADEGMVILKVDMQQGWDEAAVVRLIGE